From the bacterium genome, the window GATTGACCGGATCTGGACCAATGGCTCTTCTCTCAAAGTCGGTCGATTTGAGATGAATTTCGGCAACCAGCGACTCTTTGGCGCAGTTGACTGGCATAATGTCGGCCGTTCCTGGGAGGGCGCGCTCTTTTCGCATACCACTTCGAAACTCAAGCTCTCCGTATTCTGGCTTAAGCGACTTGAGATGAATAACACCAGCAGCAATCGCGATTTTGATCTTTTCGGCGCGTACGGTACTCTCCCACGCGCCAATATCGACCTCTTTGCGGTCTACGAACTCGATTCCGACACTTCCGGAATGAATGACGATATCAACCGCCTCGACCGGATCACCTTTGGCAGTTATTTCAAGCGCTCGTTTGGCTCCTCCGATTTCGAACTGAACGGTGCGATCCAGACCGGTAAGATCGGCGTCTTTGGCGGCGACACGATCGAGCAGGATATCTCCGCTTTCCTCATCACTGCCGAACTCGGTCATACGTTTTCGGCCGCGTCCAAACCACGACTTGCAATAGGATTGGACTACGCCTCTGGCGACGAGGACTTGGTCGATTCAACCTTTAAGTCATTTGACAATCTCTATTACACCGGCCACAAATTCAGAGGATACATGGATTACTTCCTTTCCTCATCCCGTTCCGGTCTCCTTGATCTTGTCGCCCGTGCGTCGGTCAAGCCGATAGTAGGGCTGGACATCGCACTCGACGCTCACTATTTTCAATCCGCGGCTGACTACCGGGATATCCACGGAAAGTTGACTACCGATGTCGGGACTGAGCTCGACCTTTCGCTCACCAGTTCCCGAATCAAAGGGTCACTCCTCGCCGCCGGTCTATCCCTGTTTCTGCCGTCGGAGTCATTCGCCGCGGCAAATGATCCTGATCCCGGGCTCTGGGGCTATACAACCTTAACGGTCAACTTCTGAGCGACCGGACGATAGCAACGTATGAACGTGAGTGTGGAGGATGTCGATGGTTAGACTGACCGGATCGGCACCATTGCAGAAATGGATCGCGGTGATCGCAATCCTCGCCGGGATCCTGATCGGCCTTGGGTTCTTCACCTTCTATTACGCGCACGGCGCGTCATATCTCTCCGATGACCCCACGGTCTGCACCAACTGCCATATCATGCGCGAGCATTTTGATTCCTGGCAGAAAGGGAGCCACCATGGAGTTGCCATCTGCAACGACTGTCACCTGCCACAGAGCTTCCCCGGCAAATATCTCATCAAAATGGAGAATGGCTGGAGCCACTCACAGAAATTCACCATGCAGAACTTCAACGAACCGATCCGCGTTCGCGAACACAATCGCGAGGTGGTCCAGCGTAACTGCCTTCGCTGCCACGCCCAACTGATCTCGGAATCGGTCGGCTCGTTCACCCACGCCGATGAACATCAGAACTGCGTTCGGTGCCACCGCGAGGTCGGCCACGGCGCAGCGCATTGAAAGGATAGATCATGGCTGAGAAGACCACTCCCTCCAACCGACGGGCACAACTGATCATCGTCGCCCTCGTCGTGCTGTTGGCCATCGCCACCTTCGCGATGATGATGCTGTATCAGAATATCTCGCAACGCAAAGATGAAGCTAAACAGGTTGTCTTTCAGGTTGCGGATATCAACGAAGAGACGATCGACCCCAAGGTCTGGGGACAGAATTTCCCTCGCCAGTTCGACACGTACAAGCGAACTGTCGATACCGCCCGAACCAAACATGGCGGCAGCGAAGCCTTTCAGAAACTCGATGATGACACACGCTGGCGTGAATTGTTTAACGGCTACGCATTTGGCGTCGACTATCGCGAAGAACGCGGCCATGCATTCATGCTGACCGACCAATTCGACACCGAACGGACCAAGCAGTTCCGTCAACCCGGCGCCTGCCTGCATTGCCATGCAGCCATTATTCCGGCTTACAAGCAGAAGGGGAAAGAAGCCGGCGTGCCGGATTCCGATACGCTCGCCCAGATCGCGAAGGGCTTCGAGGTCGTCTGTGCCATGCCCTGGGATAGTGCCAACAAATTGGTCGAACATCCGGTCGTCTGCGCTGATTGTCATGAGCCAAAATCAATGAATCTCCGCGTCACCCGCCCCGGATTCATCAATGGTATCCGGCGCCTCGCCGAAAGTGGAACCTCTATGCCCCACCTCCCCAGCCTCACCCGCTGGCAGAACGGCCCCAAAACCGAACCGTATGATCCCAATAAGGAAGCTACTCGCCAGGAGATGCGCTCCTACGTCTGCGGACAGTGCCACGTCGAGTATTATTTCAAAGGGAAAGAAAAACTCCTCACCTACCCCTGGCACGAAGGTGTGGCTGTGGAAAATATCGAATCATACTACGACTCTGTGAAACATGTCGATTGGACCCACGCTACTTCCGGCGCGCCAGTTCTTAAGGCCCAGCATCCTGAGTTTGAGATGTGGAGCCAGGGAATCCATGCCCGGAGCGGCGTCGCCTGTGCCGACTGCCACATGCCGTACTACCGCGAAGGCGCTATCAAGATATCCGATCACCATGTGCGGAGCCCGCTTTTGAATATCGCGCGCGCTTGCCAGAACTGCCACCGTTACCCTGAGTCGGAGATTCTTGCTCGGGCACAGCGTATTCAGGATAAGACCAAGGACGTGATGATCCGCGCCGAGGAAGCTGTGCTTGACCTGATTGCGGCCATTGACGCCGCCAGGACCGCCGGAGCCGACTCTGTCTCGCTCGCTCCCGCGCGCAATTTCCATCGCAAGGCACAGTTCCGGCTCGATTTTATCGCCGCCGAAAACTCGATGGGATTCCATGCCTCGCAGGAAGCGACCCGTATCCTCGCCGAAGCGATCGACTACGCCCGGCAAGGTTTCAGCGCACTCCCTGGCAAAGGCGGCTTAAGACGGGCTGAGAAGTAGGTCTTGGAGAGGTTGGGACAGGCACAATCGCATGCTTGGCCTGTCCTGTCCCTGTGGGCTTAATTCGTCAAACATGAATGACAGTGGCTGTGAATCATGTTTGCAGTCAAGGGTCCCGGCAAAGTAGCGCAATACACAGGCGTAATCGTATCGGGTGAATAAATCTTAACATGAATCGGGGGGCTTTCGTAGCTACCGACTCCCTATATCAAACCCGTCGCCCGCCGAATTGCATACGATGTCTCGCCATTGACCTTCGGTGCGGTTAAGGCAGATTGCCGTTCGTGCCGGAAGGCAGCACCCCAATCGAACTGCCATCGGCGGCTTCTTCGTGCCGTGATCTGTGCTTCTGCCACAGCTCAAAATGAGAATAAGTAACGCGATGAGTGCAACGAAAGTGCGTCTCGTGGTCATCCAAGATACTCTCGCAGCTGAGTCAGAACACTTGGTACAATGGTCATTTTGACAATCATCATGGCCCGACAAGTAGCGTGATGCTGACATCTACTTCCGCCTCTATTGGCCCCTCATCTATGAGTGTCGTGGCCGCGGTGGCAACACTCGTGGTTAGTTTCAGCCTATAAACATGATGTTCCGCCAGGGGAAAGAGCAAGTCACTCATCACATATGGCAGGGCATTCACGTCGCTATCAAATTTTGGCAATAGGAGTCTGGTCTGCGTTGCCGCAACTGATGCCAAAACGGTAGTATCAACAATACTTAGTTCCACAATACAGCGGGCTCGCGGAGTTAGGATCTGATTTGTGGGCAGTACGGTGCCGTCAACTACGAGTGTGAAAGGCATGCCGCTCGATCCACCTGCCAGTGCGAAGTCTACCGAACTTTCAGCTCCGGCCCCGCTACTTACATGGAACTGGCATCCTGACGAAGTTGACGTGGGTGGCGTAGCGGTGGCGCTGCTGCTCAAAAATGCCGCACCTCCTACACTTAGACTCGTGCTTCCACCGCTGGCGCCAAGATTGGAAGCGCTCTCAGCATCGGATGTGAATCGAAACCCGCCTGGACCTTTACACCAAATACCGATGTAGGATTGAACGGAGTCTCTGTATTCATCGAGATCGGTGGACAAGCTCCCGCTAAAGCTCGAATCTGCATTGTGGATACCCAAAGCTGGTACCCCAGAGTACACATAAATGAATGTTGAATCGTGCCCCGTCCAGAACGGCGTACAGGACACGCCCAACAACTCGTTACGCAAGGAGTCATTCCCGGTATACAACGCTGTGAAGGCGTAATAGCTCAGAATATCACGGTCAGTCACGGCCCTTTCATCCAAGGTCGTGTCGTTTGGGCTGGGAGCATCACACGGTGTCACCGATACCGTCGAATACGCCGGCGGAGTGTTGATATCCAAGTCAAACGGCGCGGTCGAGGATGTCAGCATCGTGTCACCTGTGAACCCGTCACCGTTCAGATCAAACCGCGAATGGTCTCTCGTCCACAGTGGACTCACAGCGCCACGGCTCGCCTCGTAGTAGAGAATCGAGTCAAGGATCATCTGCAGATCCTTTTCGTCAAACTTGTTGTTGCTCCCCATATTGCCACTTCCATCCGCAACATCAAGTAAGGTCAGACGGACGTCGGCGGAGGCCATTGAGTGATCTACCGACAACACCGCCTTGTACGCATCTATCCACTTGCCATTATAGCAGTTGATAATTGTGGCCTTAGTCTCATCGACCGAGAGCGATGGTGACAGCGCCCACAGCCACCCCGCCAATGCCGCCACCTGAGGCGCGGCGAACGACGTCCCCTCGTAGCTCCCCTGCCAGGCTACATCGGTTCCCGGACCGCAAACGCCATCCCCCATAAGACACGGAAGAGTCACGTTCTCGCCGATCATCCGAACATCCGCAGGACCGCTTGAGAAGCTTGACAGATTACCGCTCCAATCGGAAGAACCTACCGTGATCACATTGTGGAGTTTCGTCGCATACGTGCCCCCATTGACAATCGCCTGTGCAAACAGGGTTGTCAACGCGGTGCTGTCTGCGGGTGTCACCTCCGTCCCCTGTAGCATCTGAAACGGATTGTCAAACCGTGCGGTCAAGGTAAACGGTGAGTTATAGTCTGCGTTGGGTTGGGCCGGTGAGAACAATCCGCTGTTCCCCGATGACTGCGTGTGCAGGAAGTCGCCTTGTCTCAGGGCCACGAGAGAGCGCCAGTAGAATGCGTGCTCGATGCGCTGGCGCTTGGGGAAGCGAGTGAAGTCTCCGCTATAACCCCAACTGGTATTTAGAATGAATTTGCCGGAATAAGGCAGGCGGGAGGCAAGATCAGTCAGAATTGCCATCCAGGAGCCAAGCCCACCCATCCCATAGCAAGGGAGGCGAAGAAGGTTGGCCGTATCGGCAAATGCGCCGGTTGACCCGATATCGTCATAGCGAGCGCCGATCGTACCGGCGACAGCAAAGCCGTGGTTCCCTTCAACATTACCCAGACTATCGAATAGTGTGTCAGCCGTGGCGGAGCCGGCCACAAATGTCTGTGCCGGTATCTCCGGGTGAGCAACCAACCGTCCGAAATCATCTGCCACCATGATTGTCACCGGGGAATGAAGTGCGGCGACTCGTTCTCTCAGATTCCACGCCGCGGGGAATTTAGCCTCCTCAAGAGGAGTAATCCGGATATTGGCCGGGAAGCCGGGGGCCACATCACCGTCGTTGCCGGCGGTCGGATCAAAGCACGGATACGCCGACAGGAACCCACCGGATGCGACCAGCGTGGAACAAACAACCTCGGCCTGACCAACGGAGGTCAGAGCAGGCACCACCAACTCCGTGAACATCAAACCCGCCCGCATACAACTGATCTTGGCCCCAACATTATTCAGGGCTGTGTTGACTTCACCAACAGTTGCACCAGGATTGATGACTGCCTCGAGCCGTGTGGTGACAAAGTCCCCATCCCATTCATCCTCGGGTACGGCGAAAGGGCCGTGATTACTGGTTCCCGATAAGGCGGAGTCGGTATCTGCACCTTCCAGTAGAATGCCGATCGGCCCGTTATCTGGCGGCTTCTTCGTGCCCGGATCAGTGCTCTTGCTGCAACTGAAGGTGAGAAGGCTGAGTGTGGCTAAAAAGATGAAAAAGTATCTTGCTGGACGTTCTGAAATGCATGTCAAAAAAGACATAGGATTGTCACCTACACAAAAGTTAATTACTGATTCAGGACTCCGCTATCCGAAATGTGATTCCGAATTTGGGCTTTGTCCGCACTTAACAAGTGCGAGATCAGCTCCTCAGTGCGCGGGGAAAGAGCACATTGTTCTCTAAGTGAATATGCACGTGCAGCGACTGCTCAAGTGCTTCGAGGCCATGCCACAGAGCCCGCCAGGTGTTGCAGGCCTGAGCCGGTACCTCATAGTTGTCAGTCAACTCGCGCAGGTATCGGAGGGCTGTCCCAACTGAAGCGTGCTCATCTTCCATTACAGAAATCGGACCAGCAGTCGCAGCACCGCGACCGGCCAGTATCATCGGGAAAAGAATCTTCTCTTCCTTTCCCATGTGACTCTGCAATTCCGCCTTAACAGCGTCATACACAGCAACCAACTCAGACAATCGTTGGGGATCTTTGTCACCGTGCACTTCCAGTACTTTGGCGGCCATGCGCTCCAAACGCGGCAGTTCCTCGTCAAGCGGACGATGATACGTTTCAAGAATGTGGTTAATCAGTTCATTGAGTGGCGCCATGTCCCAGCGGTGCTCACCTCTTCAGTTGACACCAACTCCTGCGCGATCTCATCGATGATCCGGTTCACTTCTAGACGTTTCTCCGCACAGACTGCTTTGAGGGGCCGTCCACCACCACAACAGAAGTCGATGCCATACCGCGCAAATACGCGAGTAGCCAGCGGGTGTTCGGTGGCGAGAGCTGCTACTGTTGCTTCTGCGGAAATCGTCATTTCTTTTCCTTTATAGAATCCATACGGCGTTGCCGTTTGGTTCTCTGTGCTAATTGCTGATTTAGGACTCCGCTATCCGAAATGTTGCCTTGAAAAATGCCGCTTCTCTGGGAGTTTCGACGGCCGTACGATAATATAGACCTATTCTGTCCAAAGCACAAGCCCAAATACTGACGGTTTTTTCCTTGGTTTTTTGGAGAGATTGGATGTCTTGAAATGCAAGGAGTTATCTATGTCGTACTGTTCTTCGCATGTCGGTCGACTATAAGAGGAATTGCTGCGGAGTACATTACCAGCGGGAGAAGCGCTTGAATAAAGACGGTCGCCGCAGATCATGTCCGCGGCGACCGTGGGAACCAAAGAGAAAAGGAACTATGGGCACAGCGGCAGCAGTGGACGAGGCACTGTCGTCAGATAGGCGATCAGGAGCGAAAGATCAGACAGGTCTATAGCGCCTGTTGCGTTGACATTGGCCTCATCGTTACAGGGAAGTGACGGTCGTGGCGTGACCGTCAAATAGCTGATCAGCAGAGAGAGATCCGACAGGTCCGGAGTCTCCGATAGGCCCTTGTTCACGTTCCCAGTCGAACCAATGCAACAACCGGGAGGCAGTGATTGTCCTCCTGTGATGACAAACGCCAGGTCCAGCGACGTAATGAAAGAAGGAGGGGTCCGTATCTCAGTCCAATCACCGCCCGATGCCTGTCCCTGATACATGCGAATCGTACCGGTTGTCGAACCGGACATACCTCCGAGGGGACCACCAGGCGCTCCTACAAAATCTATCCGATAGGTTATGTCGAAAAAGCTCTCTACTTGCCAGTCGGTTGAAGGCAATTGCGTAAGCGTGGTGTGACCGGGACTCGGCATTCCGAAATTGGTGCCGCCGGTGATGCGCAAAAGGTCAAAATCCGGGTCACCGATGATCTGCCCCTGAAGCTGGAAGAAATCGGCGGGGAAAGACTGCACTGCGGCTCCTCCCCGTGGACCGGTATGCGTCTGGCATTGCAGGGGCATCAGAATATTCCGCGAAAAGCCGGACATCGCTCCCGTACCGGTCATCGGCATCTCGATGAAGATATCGAAGAACTGCATATGCCCACCAAGCGTGCCACCGGGTGCTTCAAGGGGAGACATCATATTGATCATGCGTGCCGGAAAGTCAATGGTTGAGCCGGGCGGGAGACCATCGAAAAAGGTCATCAGGTTGCCGTATCCATCGATAGGACACTGAGCCGGTAGTGTGCCAGTGAAGGTGCCATTATCCGGAGTGTAGCACGGCGTTCCAATGAGCGGCTCGCGATAGGCAGCGTCATCATTGAACTGCTGAAGAGAGCTTTTCCATCCCCAGCGCTTGCCCATCAGCGAATCGATGGGGTCAAGATTCGCTTTCACGACCAACCAATAAATCTCTCCGGCAGTCTGATCGAACCAATCGATGGAATCGACCAGAATGTCATACTGATACCATCGTTGGTGGTTGGGATGTGGAAAGTAGTTGTTGGGAGGATCATACCATCCCTGGGTCCTCAGATCCATCGGTGTTTTCACGTAGAGGTTGAAATCCTTTTCCCACAGTTTGGTGCCGGGATGGCTCCAGGGGAGAGATACTCCAGCAGGAACATCCGACCAAATGCTGACTGTGAACGACGGGATGTAAGCGGTATCGTCATTCAGCCAGGAACCCCAGAAGTGGATATCCTTGATCGGCCCGGTCTCAGTGCACATAAAATCATCGCCCATCTCGCGCGAAGAGGTCGCATAGACATCCCAGCCGTTTGAATCGGGTAGCTGAGGATAGTGCATCTTGAACGTATCGCCGGGATTCCAGAACGGTCCACCTTGCAGGAGATGAAGAGGAGAATCAGTTGTGGAACCGGACATGCCAGCGAAGGGTCCGGCTGGATTGCCCACGAAATCTATTCGGTAAGTGATGTCGAAGAAGCTGTTGACTGCCCAGTCACCTGTTGAAAGTCGGCTGAGCGTGGTTCGTCCCGGGCTTGGCAAACCGAAAAAGGTGCCGCCGGTGATTCGCAGGAGATCGAAGTCCGGATCTCCAACGATCTGGCCCTGTAATTGTGTGAGTTCAGTGAGGAATATCTGCGGCGACGTACCCGGCACTCGTGGCGCAGTATGGTACTGGCCGGCCATCGGGAAGACCATTGTGCGGAAATACGTGGGATAAGCACCAGTGCCGGACATAACAAAATTGGCGGTGGCGGTGAAATCTATCACTTCTCCGCCAAGCATACCACCGGGAGAGATACCCACCGTGGTCAGGTTCATGGAGATGATTTCGATCTTGATCTCTGAACCAATCGGCAAGCCGTCCTGAATGTGCGCCGTATCCTGATGGGTACGATACGGACAGGGGGCGGGAAGGATTATCGTTCCCGCAGCATCGCGAGCGGTGCAGGTTGCAGTTGTCAGCGCTGGTGCCGCGTAATTGTTCGACTCGAATGGGAGAGTCAATCCAGGCTGGATGGGTTTGGCCGGACTTTCGGTCGCGTAGCTGCTCACAGAAAGAGTGAGGGCGAACAGGAGCGCAATCGGAAGAGGTCGGACCAATGCAAGTCGATG encodes:
- a CDS encoding alginate export family protein; amino-acid sequence: MYTRTVISPLIAATMLLVLAVTAQSAQVDLKFTGQLRTRAEFDKRNFDFGKANQSYLLLRTRVGLEATVDTNTHAFIQLQDSRTAGGTINGTATSGLTNDGKNVDIHQAYLLIDRIWTNGSSLKVGRFEMNFGNQRLFGAVDWHNVGRSWEGALFSHTTSKLKLSVFWLKRLEMNNTSSNRDFDLFGAYGTLPRANIDLFAVYELDSDTSGMNDDINRLDRITFGSYFKRSFGSSDFELNGAIQTGKIGVFGGDTIEQDISAFLITAELGHTFSAASKPRLAIGLDYASGDEDLVDSTFKSFDNLYYTGHKFRGYMDYFLSSSRSGLLDLVARASVKPIVGLDIALDAHYFQSAADYRDIHGKLTTDVGTELDLSLTSSRIKGSLLAAGLSLFLPSESFAAANDPDPGLWGYTTLTVNF
- the nrfH gene encoding cytochrome c nitrite reductase small subunit, whose product is MVRLTGSAPLQKWIAVIAILAGILIGLGFFTFYYAHGASYLSDDPTVCTNCHIMREHFDSWQKGSHHGVAICNDCHLPQSFPGKYLIKMENGWSHSQKFTMQNFNEPIRVREHNREVVQRNCLRCHAQLISESVGSFTHADEHQNCVRCHREVGHGAAH
- a CDS encoding ammonia-forming cytochrome c nitrite reductase subunit c552 gives rise to the protein MAEKTTPSNRRAQLIIVALVVLLAIATFAMMMLYQNISQRKDEAKQVVFQVADINEETIDPKVWGQNFPRQFDTYKRTVDTARTKHGGSEAFQKLDDDTRWRELFNGYAFGVDYREERGHAFMLTDQFDTERTKQFRQPGACLHCHAAIIPAYKQKGKEAGVPDSDTLAQIAKGFEVVCAMPWDSANKLVEHPVVCADCHEPKSMNLRVTRPGFINGIRRLAESGTSMPHLPSLTRWQNGPKTEPYDPNKEATRQEMRSYVCGQCHVEYYFKGKEKLLTYPWHEGVAVENIESYYDSVKHVDWTHATSGAPVLKAQHPEFEMWSQGIHARSGVACADCHMPYYREGAIKISDHHVRSPLLNIARACQNCHRYPESEILARAQRIQDKTKDVMIRAEEAVLDLIAAIDAARTAGADSVSLAPARNFHRKAQFRLDFIAAENSMGFHASQEATRILAEAIDYARQGFSALPGKGGLRRAEK
- a CDS encoding S8 family serine peptidase, whose product is MSFLTCISERPARYFFIFLATLSLLTFSCSKSTDPGTKKPPDNGPIGILLEGADTDSALSGTSNHGPFAVPEDEWDGDFVTTRLEAVINPGATVGEVNTALNNVGAKISCMRAGLMFTELVVPALTSVGQAEVVCSTLVASGGFLSAYPCFDPTAGNDGDVAPGFPANIRITPLEEAKFPAAWNLRERVAALHSPVTIMVADDFGRLVAHPEIPAQTFVAGSATADTLFDSLGNVEGNHGFAVAGTIGARYDDIGSTGAFADTANLLRLPCYGMGGLGSWMAILTDLASRLPYSGKFILNTSWGYSGDFTRFPKRQRIEHAFYWRSLVALRQGDFLHTQSSGNSGLFSPAQPNADYNSPFTLTARFDNPFQMLQGTEVTPADSTALTTLFAQAIVNGGTYATKLHNVITVGSSDWSGNLSSFSSGPADVRMIGENVTLPCLMGDGVCGPGTDVAWQGSYEGTSFAAPQVAALAGWLWALSPSLSVDETKATIINCYNGKWIDAYKAVLSVDHSMASADVRLTLLDVADGSGNMGSNNKFDEKDLQMILDSILYYEASRGAVSPLWTRDHSRFDLNGDGFTGDTMLTSSTAPFDLDINTPPAYSTVSVTPCDAPSPNDTTLDERAVTDRDILSYYAFTALYTGNDSLRNELLGVSCTPFWTGHDSTFIYVYSGVPALGIHNADSSFSGSLSTDLDEYRDSVQSYIGIWCKGPGGFRFTSDAESASNLGASGGSTSLSVGGAAFLSSSATATPPTSTSSGCQFHVSSGAGAESSVDFALAGGSSGMPFTLVVDGTVLPTNQILTPRARCIVELSIVDTTVLASVAATQTRLLLPKFDSDVNALPYVMSDLLFPLAEHHVYRLKLTTSVATAATTLIDEGPIEAEVDVSITLLVGP
- a CDS encoding hemerythrin domain-containing protein is translated as MAPLNELINHILETYHRPLDEELPRLERMAAKVLEVHGDKDPQRLSELVAVYDAVKAELQSHMGKEEKILFPMILAGRGAATAGPISVMEDEHASVGTALRYLRELTDNYEVPAQACNTWRALWHGLEALEQSLHVHIHLENNVLFPRALRS
- a CDS encoding DUF542 domain-containing protein; protein product: MTISAEATVAALATEHPLATRVFARYGIDFCCGGGRPLKAVCAEKRLEVNRIIDEIAQELVSTEEVSTAGTWRHSMN